One part of the Glycine soja cultivar W05 chromosome 11, ASM419377v2, whole genome shotgun sequence genome encodes these proteins:
- the LOC114376388 gene encoding SUN domain-containing protein 5-like: MKLKHEESSSPSSSCSSSSSPIKFLMSRHQCNTSIFGLSFSFIFSLWCLLLFYIKLRLVHGTGAMLEFNESGSSNNSLGQKLSKPSNSIPETTSLEQMFWHVLGNGSNLVCKPQPPQEVNKLKQIPDEKLHHHNYDESRAQEKTKVMDSALVNITHRLESDGSVYNYASESKGAKVVAHNKEAKGAKNILGKDHDKYLRNPCSVEGKFVVIELSEETLVDSVKIANFEHYSSNFKEFDLSGSLSYPTEEWSMLGNFIAANVKHAQSFKLPEPKWARYLKLSLIRHYGSEFYCTLSLVEVYGINAIERMLKDLIVASVASIPDKLPVHNITDHSSLKSEDGQIDRNGKKVDTKNDTVAAEISSNDTAREFDAEAVKTTMTANLILDPVLELRQQLNGRVAGDTVLKILMQKVKSVEVNLSVLEDYIKELNRRQGVKLLDLDKEFSRLSECLGQSKSEIKDLWQWNTNMEKGISEAESWKDAVSSQLNEIARENSMLRSDVRKVASNQANMESKELAVLATSLVFVCLAVLKIVSVHMLTFSASYNADKLGHSIVNV; this comes from the exons ATGAAACTGAAACATGAAgaatcatcatcaccatcatcttcttgttcatcatcatcatcacccaTCAAATTCCTAATGTCAAGGCATCAATGCAATACCAGCATTTTTGGCCTCTCTTTCTCCTTCATTTTCTCCCTATGGTGCCTCCTCCTCTTCTACATCAAGCTTCGCCTTGTTCATGGCACTGGAG CTATGTTAGAGTTCAATGAATCAGGTAGCTCCAACAACAGTCTTGGTCagaaactttcaaaaccctccaACTCAATTCCCGAAACAACTAGTTTAGAACAAATGTTTTGGCACGTTTTAGGCAACGGTAGTAATTTGGTGTGCAAACCACAACCTCCACAAGAGGTAAACAAACTTAAACAAATTCCTGATGAGAAACTTCATCATCACAATTACGATGAATCTCGAGCGCAAGAAAAAACAAAGGTCATGGACTCTGCGCTTGTTAACATAACTCACAGGCTTGAATCTGATGGTTCTGTGTACAACTATGCCTCTGAGTCCAAAGGTGCAAAGGTGGTGGCCCATAATAAGGAGGCCAAAGGTGCAAAAAATATACTCGGGAAGGATCATGACAAGTACCTGAGAAACCCTTGTTCTGTTGAAGGAAAATTTGTTGTTATTGAGCTCTCAGAAGAGACCTTGGTTGATTCTGTGAAGATTGCAAACTTTGAGCATTATTCTTCTAACTTCAAGGAATTTGATTTGTCAGGAAGTTTGAGCTATCCAACTGAAGAATGGAGCATGCTGGGAAACTTCATTGCTGCCAATGTCAAGCATGCACAGAGCTTTAAGCTGCCTGAACCCAAATGGGCAAGGTATTTAAAGTTGAGCTTGATTAGACATTATGGATCCGAGTTTTACTGCACACTGAGTCTTGTAGAAGTTTATGGGATCAATGCGATAGAGCGGATGCTTAAGGATCTAATTGTTGCTTCTGTGGCATCCATTCCTGATAAGTTGCCTGTTCATAATATCACTGACCACTCTTCTTTGAAATCAGAAGATGGTCAAATTGACAGAAATGGAAAAAAAGTTGATACTAAGAATGATACTGTGGCTGCTGAGATATCAAGCAATGATACCGCTAGAGAGTTTGATGCAGAAGCAGTAAAAACAACgatgactgcaaacttgattcttgatccTGTATTAGAACTTAGACAACAGCTAAATGGTAGGGTAGCAGGTGACACTGTTCTGAAGATTTTGATGCAGAAAGTGAAGTCAGTGGAGGTGAATTTATCTGTCCTTGAGGATTACATCAAAGAATTGAACAGGAGACAAGGGGTTAAATTACTGGATCTTGACAAAGAGTTCTCCAGATTATCAGAATGCCTTGGACAAAGCAAGTCAGAGATCAAAGACCTATGGCAGTGGAACACAAATATG GAAAAAGGAATATCTGAGGCTGAGTCTTGGAAAGATGCTGTCTCATCTCAACTTAATGAAATAGCCAGAGAAAATAGCATGCTAAG ATCAGACGTTCGAAAGGTTGCAAGTAATCAAGCAAATATGGAAAGCAAAGAACTTGCTGTATTAGCAACGAGTCTTGTTTTTGTGTGCCTTGCCGTTCTCAAGATAGTTTCAGTACACATGTTGACGTTTTCTGCATCATACAATGCAGATAAG CTAGGCCATTCTATAGTTAATGTTTAA
- the LOC114375418 gene encoding uncharacterized protein LOC114375418 — protein sequence MAKPESRTNLASCFVATIFLIFLLIVVFIVYFTVFKPQDPKIAVSAVQIPSFSATNGTVNFTFSQYASVRNPNRGTFSHYDSSLQLLYYGRQVGFMFVPAGRTQYMAATFTVQSFPLGLGPPFVDGPSNVGPTMEIESRIEMAGRVRVLHLFSRHVEAKAQCRVAIAITDGSVLGFRC from the coding sequence ATGGCGAAGCCCGAAAGCCGCACCAACTTGGCTTCGTGTTTCGTTGCCACCATTTTCTTGATCTTTCTTCTCATTGTCGTCTTCATCGTTTACTTCACTGTGTTCAAGCCGCAGGACCCCAAAATCGCTGTGAGCGCCGTCCAGATCCCTTCCTTCTCCGCGACTAACGGCACCGTCAACTTCACGTTCTCACAGTACGCCTCCGTTAGGAACCCTAACCGAGGCACGTTCTCGCACTACGACAGCTCGCTCCAGCTTCTCTACTACGGCAGACAGGTCGGCTTCATGTTCGTTCCCGCTGGCAGGACTCAGTACATGGCCGCCACCTTCACCGTCCAGTCCTTCCCCTTGGGCCTCGGTCCCCCCTTCGTTGATGGGCCCAGTAATGTGGGGCCCACGATGGAGATCGAGTCGAGGATTGAGATGGCGGGGCGCGTGAGGGTGTTGCACCTCTTCAGTCGTCACGTGGAGGCCAAAGCTCAATGCAGGGTCGCCATCGCCATCACCGATGGATCCGTATTAGGTTTTCGGTGCTAA
- the LOC114373509 gene encoding sugar transport protein 1-like codes for MAGAFIESKGGKAYPGGLTRRVFFTCFVAAFGGLIFGYDLGISGGVTSMDPFLKKFFPEVYEKEHDMKPSDNQYCKFDSQTLTLFTSSLYLAALVASLVASVVTRAFGRRLTMIFGGLLFLFGAGLNFFAAHVWMLIVGRLLLGFGIGCANQSVPIYMSEVAPYNYRGALNMMFQLAITIGIFAANLLNYLFAQYKGVDAWRYSLGCAAVPALMIIFGAFFLPESPSSLIERGLDEKAKTELQKIRGSKVDVDDEFKDLVAASESSKAVKHPWASLLKRHYRPQLTFAIAIPFFQQLTGMNVITFYAPVLFKTIGFGATASLMSALITGACNAVATLVSIFTVDKFGRRTLFLEGGTQMFLCQVLITSLIGIKFGVDGTPGELPKWYATIIVVGICVYVAGFAWSWGPLGWLVPSEIFPLEVRSACQSINVAVNMIFTFAIAQIFTTMLCHMKFGLFIFFACFVVGMSIFIYKFLPETKGVPIEEMHVVWQNHPYWRKFVKPTDSKPPSDEV; via the exons ATGGCAGGCGCTTTCATCGAATCTAAGGGAGGCAAAGCCTATCCTGGTGGGCTTACACGGAGAGTCTTTTTTACATGTTTCGTGGCTGCATTTGGAGGACTAATTTTTGGTTACGATCTTGGCATATCCG GTGGAGTTACGTCTATGGATCCATTTTTGAAGAAATTCTTTCCCGAAGTGTATGAAAAGGAGCACGACATGAAACCATCTGACAATCAGTACTGCAAATTCGACAGCCAAACTTTGACCTTGTTTACTTCATCTCTGTATTTGGCGGCTTTAGTGGCATCACTTGTTGCATCTGTGGTGACTCGAGCCTTTGGAAGGCGGCTTACGATGATCTTTGGGGGTTTGCTCTTTCTCTTTGGAGCTGGACTCAATTTCTTCGCTGCACACGTTTGGATGCTTATTGTTGGTCGTCTACTACTTGGCTTTGGAATTGGATGTGCCAATCAG TCTGTGCCAATCTACATGTCCGAGGTTGCTCCATACAATTACAGAGGAGCTCTTAATATGATGTTTCAATTAGCCATCACTATTGGAATCTTTGCTGCTAATCTCTTAAACTATCTTTTTGCCCAATACAAGGGCGTGGATGCGTGGCGCTACAGCTTGGGTTGTGCTGCAGTACCTGCGTTGATGATAATCTTTGGTGCATTCTTTCTTCCAGAGTCACCAAGTTCATTGATTGAACGAGGTTTAGATGAAAAAGCCAAGACAGAGTTGCAGAAGATTCGAGGAAGCAAAGTCGACGTAGACGATGAGTTTAAAGATCTTGTGGCTGCGAGTGAATCCTCCAAAGCTGTGAAACACCCTTGGGCCTCTTTGCTCAAGAGGCACTACAGACCCCAACTTACATTTGCCATAGCTATCCCTTTCTTCCAACAACTCACTGGCATGAACGTCATCACCTTCTACGCTCCTGTTTTGTTTAAAACCATTGGCTTTGGTGCCACTGCTTCTCTCATGTCTGCCCTCATCACTGGGGCTTGCAATGCAGTTGCCACTCTTGTTTCAATATTCACTGTTGACAAATTTGGGAGACGCACCCTCTTCTTAGAAGGAGGGACACAAATGTTTCTTTGTCAG GTTTTGATTACTAGTTTAATTGGAATAAAATTTGGAGTTGATGGAACACCAGGAGAGTTGCCAAAGTGGTACGCTACTATAATTGTGGTGGGCATATGTGTGTATGTGGCAGGATTTGCATGGTCTTGGGGTCCTTTAGGGTGGTTGGTGCCAAGTGAGATTTTCCCACTTGAAGTGCGATCTGCTTGCCAAAGTATAAACGTTGCTGTTAACATGATCTTCACCTTTGCCATTGCTCAAATCTTCACCACGATGTTGTGTCACATGAAGTTTGgactattcattttttttgcttGTTTTGTGGTGGGGATGAGCATATTTATCTACAAGTTTCTACCAGAGACCAAGGGTGTCCCCATTGAAGAAATGCATGTTGTGTGGCAGAATCACCCCTATTGGAGAAAGTTTGTTAAACCAACTGACTCCAAACCTCCTAGCGACGAGGTATAG